The DNA window CCGCAAGAATTCTTGTTAGCATTACCGCCTGTAGCAGATACCCTGGAAGGAAAATTTCGTCCGGGTTTTTTTCGTGGTGTTGCAACAATCGTATTGAAATTATTCAATATTATTCAACCTGACCTCGCTGTCTTTGGCAAAAAGGATTATCAGCAGTTGCATATAGTGCGTGAAATGGTGCGGCAATTAAACTTACCCATTAACATTGTGGCCGGCGAGACTGTCCGCGCCGCGGATGGGTTGGCATTAAGCTCGCGCAACCAATACCTGAACAGCGCACAACGTGCGGAAGCTTGCCATCTTTACCAAACATTGCAACAGATCAAGCAGGAAATCATCTCCGGCTGCCAGGACTTTCAGACGTTACAGGAAAACGCCTCGCGCAACCTAGCGCAACGCGGCTGGAACGTTGATTACATC is part of the Gammaproteobacteria bacterium genome and encodes:
- a CDS encoding pantoate--beta-alanine ligase; this encodes MNTLSDIAAVRESLRGEKNIAFVPTMGNLHEGHLALIKQAKQLSDCMVVSIFVNRLQFLPHEDFDRYPRTLEEDCQALSALNVKTVFAPNEKILFPTPQEFLLALPPVADTLEGKFRPGFFRGVATIVLKLFNIIQPDLAVFGKKDYQQLHIVREMVRQLNLPINIVAGETVRAADGLALSSRNQYLNSAQRAEACHLYQTLQQIKQEIISGCQDFQTLQENASRNLAQRGWNVDYISVHERNSLRLAQPPDQDLVVLAAAWLGNTRLIDNLEI